The Armatimonadota bacterium genome includes a region encoding these proteins:
- a CDS encoding phospho-N-acetylmuramoyl-pentapeptide-transferase — MVAVNEFIAIPLLVQVVAAAALAAGIVVLAGPRTIAALAAWGQRQRIREDAPARHQLKAGTPTMGGLLLVAAIVAAVLLVAGPDRRVLFALAVMGAFGAVGLLDDLLAAQHDRNLGFRARERLAMQIILGLALGYLAARQSWLGTEIIVPGVGPFDLGWGYVIFAALLYVGFTNAVNLSDGLDGLAAGLVAVAAFGLAVVALTALLPSAAVLGAAVAGACAGFLKYNAHPARIFMGDVGSNALGGVLAALAIVTKSEIALLFIGGVFVAEAASVILQVAYFKLTGGRRIFRMSPLHHHFELVGWPEPVIVRRFHMAGWVCLLIGLLVAG; from the coding sequence ATTGTCGCCGTGAACGAGTTCATTGCGATACCCCTGCTGGTTCAGGTGGTCGCCGCCGCGGCGCTGGCGGCGGGCATCGTCGTGCTCGCGGGCCCCCGAACCATAGCGGCGCTCGCAGCGTGGGGCCAGCGCCAGCGCATCCGCGAGGACGCGCCGGCCCGGCACCAGTTGAAGGCCGGCACTCCGACCATGGGCGGGCTGCTGCTTGTTGCCGCCATCGTCGCCGCCGTGCTGCTCGTGGCAGGCCCGGACCGCCGCGTGCTGTTCGCACTCGCCGTGATGGGCGCCTTCGGCGCCGTGGGATTGCTGGACGATCTCCTGGCGGCCCAGCACGATCGGAACCTCGGATTTCGTGCGCGCGAGCGGCTGGCGATGCAGATCATCCTGGGCCTGGCCCTGGGATACCTGGCCGCCCGCCAGTCCTGGCTGGGAACCGAGATCATCGTGCCAGGAGTGGGCCCGTTCGATCTCGGATGGGGATACGTGATCTTCGCGGCGCTGCTCTACGTTGGGTTCACCAACGCGGTCAACCTGAGCGATGGCCTGGACGGCCTGGCCGCCGGGCTCGTCGCGGTGGCCGCGTTCGGGCTGGCAGTTGTGGCGCTGACCGCGCTGCTGCCTTCTGCCGCGGTGCTGGGCGCGGCCGTGGCAGGGGCCTGCGCAGGATTCCTCAAGTACAACGCCCACCCGGCGCGGATCTTCATGGGCGACGTTGGATCCAATGCCCTTGGTGGGGTGCTGGCCGCGCTCGCCATCGTCACGAAGTCGGAGATCGCGCTCCTCTTCATCGGCGGCGTGTTCGTTGCCGAAGCCGCGTCCGTCATCCTTCAAGTGGCGTACTTCAAGCTCACTGGCGGCCGGCGGATCTTCCGCATGAGCCCCCTGCACCATCACTTTGAACTCGTGGGCTGGCCGGAACCGGTCATCGTGCGCCGGTTCCACATGGCCGGTTGGGTCTGTCTCCTGATCGGCCTGCTGGTCGCCGGCTGA
- the murD gene encoding UDP-N-acetylmuramoyl-L-alanine--D-glutamate ligase, giving the protein MTSHPPARVRAVLDQLRGRPIHVLGPSGTEGSTVTEFLLNHGIGEITVHDLEPPARFEETLRRTHCWLDPEGQARLAARLRAAPIAWRQDDRYLEGIEEAGVIFVPQSWFRHQENAPVRAAAARGVRLSSLTHLFFEAWPGPILGVTGTNGKFTVVTLIAAMMEAAGLPLVVSGNDRTHVPALYALDGADAATWLVLEISNRQLLGLPYSPHVAVVTNIAPHHLDDHGSLEAYVEAKRTIVRNQGPADLAVLNADDPLVAGMTDGAASSVRWFSRHRPVAAGAYLEGGRIVLAGAYMDGGRIAPAGAPPRPVMAVCDLSVPGAHMQENALAAAAAAALVGVEPGTIASVLREFRGLPYRFRLAAEREGVAFYEDSLATNPAAAAAAIRSMVRPFHLIAGGLRRDARARDFQPMVSALEDSPAKAVYLIGSTAALLADAIGGMAKPPSVSQAGTLDAALASAWDAASPGDAILLSPGCESFDQFADYRERGDLFCRLADALPARAGPPVLP; this is encoded by the coding sequence ATGACTTCGCACCCGCCAGCGCGGGTGAGGGCCGTCCTGGATCAGCTCCGGGGGCGGCCCATCCACGTTCTGGGCCCGTCGGGCACCGAGGGCTCCACCGTGACCGAGTTCCTCCTGAACCACGGCATAGGGGAAATCACCGTGCACGATCTGGAGCCGCCCGCGCGCTTCGAGGAGACGCTGCGGCGCACGCACTGCTGGCTGGATCCAGAGGGACAGGCGCGGCTGGCAGCCCGGTTGCGGGCCGCGCCCATCGCCTGGCGGCAGGACGACCGCTATCTGGAGGGGATAGAGGAGGCCGGGGTCATCTTCGTTCCCCAGTCCTGGTTCCGCCACCAGGAGAACGCGCCCGTGCGCGCGGCCGCTGCGCGCGGCGTCCGGCTGTCGAGTCTTACGCACCTGTTCTTCGAGGCATGGCCCGGGCCGATTCTCGGCGTGACCGGCACGAACGGCAAGTTTACCGTGGTAACGCTGATAGCCGCGATGATGGAGGCCGCCGGACTGCCTCTCGTCGTCTCTGGGAACGACCGGACGCACGTGCCCGCGCTCTACGCCCTTGACGGTGCGGACGCCGCGACGTGGTTGGTCTTGGAGATCAGCAACCGGCAGCTCCTCGGCCTGCCCTACAGCCCCCACGTTGCGGTGGTGACCAACATCGCGCCGCACCACCTGGACGACCATGGGTCGCTGGAGGCCTACGTCGAGGCGAAACGCACGATCGTCCGCAACCAGGGCCCGGCGGACCTGGCGGTGCTCAACGCCGACGATCCCCTCGTGGCTGGGATGACCGACGGCGCCGCGTCTTCGGTGCGCTGGTTCAGCCGTCACCGGCCCGTCGCGGCCGGGGCGTACCTCGAGGGCGGGCGAATCGTGTTGGCCGGGGCGTACATGGATGGCGGTCGGATCGCGCCGGCCGGTGCGCCTCCGCGCCCGGTGATGGCTGTGTGCGACCTCTCCGTGCCCGGTGCCCACATGCAGGAGAACGCCCTGGCTGCCGCCGCTGCCGCGGCGCTCGTTGGCGTCGAGCCCGGGACGATCGCGTCGGTGCTGCGCGAGTTCCGCGGCCTACCCTACAGGTTCCGCCTGGCCGCGGAGCGCGAGGGCGTCGCCTTCTACGAGGACTCGCTGGCAACCAATCCCGCAGCAGCCGCCGCCGCCATAAGGAGCATGGTCAGGCCGTTCCACCTCATCGCAGGAGGACTGCGCAGGGACGCCCGTGCGCGCGACTTTCAACCGATGGTCAGCGCGCTGGAGGACTCGCCCGCCAAGGCGGTCTATCTGATCGGCTCGACCGCCGCCCTGCTGGCAGATGCGATAGGTGGGATGGCCAAGCCCCCGAGCGTCTCGCAGGCAGGCACCCTGGACGCCGCGCTGGCATCGGCCTGGGACGCCGCATCGCCCGGGGACGCGATCCTGCTCTCCCCGGGGTGCGAGAGCTTCGACCAGTTCGCAGACTACCGGGAGCGCGGCGACCTGTTCTGCCGGTTGGCTGATGCGCTGCCCGCTCGCGCGGGCCCTCCGGTGCTACCGTGA